One segment of Setaria viridis chromosome 4, Setaria_viridis_v4.0, whole genome shotgun sequence DNA contains the following:
- the LOC117851886 gene encoding uncharacterized protein isoform X1, translating to MSSMESLAQLEVLCEKLYNSRDSAERAHAESTLKCFSENSEYISQCQYILDNASTPYALMLASSSLLKQVSDRSLSLQLRLDIRSYVINYLAARGPKLQNFVIVSLIQLVCRITKFGWFDDDRFRETVKEATDFLGLASQDHYFIGLKILNNLVMEMNQQNPAMPMTLHRKIASSFKDQFLLQIFQISLTSLNQLKSEAPDDFRHVPLDLALKCLSFDFVGSPVDESSEEFGTVQLPASWRPLLQDPSTVQIFFDYYKVNDTRVSKEALECLVRLASVRRSIFVEDPARSQFLSHLMSGTKEILQTGQGLADHDNYHEFCRLLGRFKVNYQLAELLSVEFYGEWIGLIAEFTTRSLLSWQWASNSVYYLLSLWSRLVTSVPYLKGETPSLLDETVPKITEGFITSRISSVQAILADNSLENPLDSVEILQDQLEFLPYLCRFQYQSASLYIINIMEPLLQAYTERSRLPAPGDADELSVIEGQIAWMVHIIAAILKVRQTVGVSQESQESIDAELSARVLQLISVTDTGAHAQRYQELSKQRLDRAILIFVQNFRRSYVGDQAMHSSKLLYTRLSELLGLNDHLVLLNVIVGKIATNLKCYAQCEDVIDHTLSLFLELASGYMTGKLVLKLESVKFIIASHSQENFPFLAEYRCSRSRTTFYYILGSLVFMEDSPIKFRTFMEPLQQVAFNLEATPDAAFWNDVAKRAFIGWMRDLRGIAMATNSRKTYGLLFDWLYPSRMPLLLRAIALWTDEPEVTTPLLKFMCEFVLNKAQRVTFDSASPNGILLFREVSKIIVAYGSRILVLPNGTDIYGSKYKGIWISLTILSRALCGNYVNYGVFELYGDRALADALDISLKMTLSVPLSDIMAFRKLSKAYFGYMEVLFNNHIKFVLNLDTNTFVHIVSSLESGLKGLDTGISTQCASAIDSLAAFYFNNITAGDTPPSPAALNLARHIGECPNLFPQILRTLFEIILFEDAGNQWSLSRPILSLIMTSEQMFSDLRAHLLASQTVDQQQRLSQCFDKLMTDVNRNLEPKNRDRFTQNLTAFRHDFRMK from the exons ATGTCATCAATGGAGAGCCTAGCGCAGTTAGAGGTGCTGTGTGAAAAGCTTTATAATTCTAGAGACTCGGCTGAGAGAGCACATGCAGAAAGCACCCTCAAGTGCTTCTCAGAGAACAGCGAGTACATTTCCCAGTGTCAATACATATTGGACAATGCCTCAACTCCATACGCTCTGATGTTGGCGAGTTCAAGCTTGTTGAAGCAAGTTTCGGACCGCAGTCTTTCTTTGCAGCTCCGCCTCGATATAC GGAGTTATGTCATAAACTATCTTGCCGCAAGGGGGCCTAAATTGCAGAACTTTGTCATTGTGTCCCTAATTCAGCTGGTTTGTCGAATTACAAAATTTGGATGGTTTGATGATGATAGATTCAGAGAGACTGTGAAGGAAGCGACGGATTTCTTAGGTCTT GCATCTCAGGATCATTATTTCATAGGATTGAAGATTCTAAACAATCTTGTAATGGAAATGAACCAG CAAAACCCTGCGATGCCTATGACACTTCATAGGAAAATTGCAAGCTCATTCAAGGACCAGTTTCTTCTACAAATCTTCCAAATTTCGCTAACCTCACTAAACCAACTGAAGAGTGAAG CTCCGGATGACTTTAGACATGTTCCTCTTGACCTTGCATTGAAGTGCTTGTCATTTGACTTTGTTGGTTCTCCAGTGGACGAAAGCTCTGAAGAATTTGGAACGGTGCAG CTTCCTGCATCTTGGAGACCTCTCCTACAAGATCCTTCCACTGTCCAGATCTTTTTTGATTACTACAAAGTTAATGACACACGTGTTTCAAAAGAG GCTTTGGAATGTCTGGTGCGACTTGCTTCTGTCAGGCGCAGTATTTTTGTTGAGGACCCTGCAAGGTCTCAGTTTCTTTCTCATCTGATGTCAGGCACAAAGGAAATTCTTCAAACTGGCCAAG GTCTTGCTGATCATGACAATTACCATGAGTTCTGCCGTCTTTTGGGACGTTTCAAAGTGAATTACCAG CTGGCAGAGCTGCTGAGTGTTGAGTTTTATGGTGAATGGATTGGTCTAATAGCTGAATTTACAACTAGATCCTTGCTGTCATGGCAG TGGGCCAGCAACAGTGTCTACTATCTTCTAAGTCTATGGTCAAGGCTGGTGACATCCGTGCCTTACTTGAAAGGTGAAACACCGAGTCTGCTTGATGAAACCGTTCCCAAAATCACAGAGGGTTTCATCACTTCTAGAATCAGTTCTGTTCAG GCCATCCTTGCTGATAACTCTTTGGAAAATCCTTTGGATAGTGTGGAAATTCTCCAGGACCAGCTGGAGTTTCTTCCTTACCTTTGCAGATTCCAG TACCAAAGCGCTAGTCTGTACATCATAAACATCATGGAACCTCTTCTACAAGCTTATACG GAAAGGTCAAGATTACCAGCTCCTGGAGATGCTGATGAGCTCTCTGTCATCGAAGGACAAATTGCATGGATGGTCCACATAATTGCAGCAATTCTCAAAGTTAGACAGACCGTTGGTGTTAG CCAAGAATCACAGGAGTCAATTGATGCAGAATTGTCTGCCCGTGTGCTACAGTTGATAAGTGTGACTGATACAGGGGCCCATGCACAG AGATATCAAGAATTAAGTAAGCAAAGGCTTGATCGAGCTATTTTAATCTTTGTGCAAAATTTCAGAAGGTCATATGTAGGAGACCAAGCCATGCATTCTTCAAAG CTATTGTATACAAGATTGTCTGAGCTGCTAGGGCTGAACGACCATTTAGTTTTACTCAATGTCATCGTTGGGAAAATTGCTACGAATCTGAAGTGCTATGCTCAG TGTGAGGACGTTATTGATCATACTCTGTCTCTATTCCTGGAGCTTGCATCTGG CTATATGACTGGAAAGCTGGTGCTTAAGCTGGAGAGTGTAAAGTTCATCATCGCAAGTCATTCT CAGGAGAACTTCCCATTTCTGGCAGAGTACAGATGTTCCCGTAGTAGAACTACATTCTATTATATCCTTGGCTCCTTAGTCTTCATGGAAGACAGCCCTATAAAATTCAGGACTTTCATGGAACCACTTCAGCAG GTTGCATTTAACCTGGAGGCAACTCCTGATGCTGCTTTCTGGAATGATGTTGCTAAGCGTGCATTTATTGGTTGGATGAGAGATTTACGAGGCATTGCGATGGCCACCAACAG CCGCAAGACCTATGGCCTCCTATTTGACTGGTTGTATCCATCACGCATGCCACTTCTATTGAGAGCAATTGCACTGTGGACGGATGAACCAGAG GTCACCACCCCCTTGCTCAAGTTCATGTGTGAATTTGTTTTGAACAAAGCTCAAAGAGTGACATTTGATTCAGCGTCACCAAATGGGATCCTTTTGTTCCGAGAGGTTAGCAAGATAATTGTGGCTTACGGGTCGCGAATTCTAGTGCTTCCTAACGGTACAGATATTTACGGAAGTAAATACAAAGGCATATGGATCTCACTTACCATTCTTTCAAGGG CTTTATGTGGTAACTATGTCAATTATGGTGTATTTGAGCTCTATGGTGATAGAGCACTTGCAGATGCCCTCGATATATCTCTAAAGATGACCCTCTCAGTTCCACTGTCCGATATAATGGCATTCAGAAAG CTGTCAAAAGCGTACTTTGGATATATGGAAGTTCTGTTCAACAACCATATCAAGTTTGTTCTCAATTTGGACACGAACACATTCGTACATATTGTCAGCTCTCTTGAATCTGGCCTAAAAGGTCTAGATACAGGGATATCAACACAG TGTGCTTCTGCCATTGACAGCCTGGCAGCCTTTTATTTTAACAACATTACAGCTGGTGACACACCTCCATCACCAGCTGCATTAAATCTTGCGCGGCATATTGGAGAGTGCCCCAATTTGTTTCCTCAG ATACTGAGGACACTTTTTGAGATCATTCTCTTTGAGGATGCTGGTAACCAGTGGAGTCTCAGTAGGCCAATATTGAGCTTGATAATGACCAGTGAACAG ATGTTCAGTGACCTGAGAGCGCACTTATTAGCATCACAG ACTGTGGACCAGCAACAACGCCTTTCACAATGCTTTGATAAGCTGATGACTGATGTCAACAGGAACTTGGAACCTAAGAACCGAGACAGATTCACTCAAAATCTGACAGCATTTAGGCATGATTTTCGGATGAAGTAA
- the LOC117851886 gene encoding uncharacterized protein isoform X2, with protein sequence MSSMESLAQLEVLCEKLYNSRDSAERAHAESTLKCFSENSEYISQCQYILDNASTPYALMLASSSLLKQVSDRSLSLQLRLDIRSYVINYLAARGPKLQNFVIVSLIQLVCRITKFGWFDDDRFRETVKEATDFLGLASQDHYFIGLKILNNLVMEMNQQNPAMPMTLHRKIASSFKDQFLLQIFQISLTSLNQLKSEAPDDFRHVPLDLALKCLSFDFVGSPVDESSEEFGTVQLPASWRPLLQDPSTVQIFFDYYKVNDTRVSKEALECLVRLASVRRSIFVEDPARSQFLSHLMSGTKEILQTGQGLADHDNYHEFCRLLGRFKVNYQLAELLSVEFYGEWIGLIAEFTTRSLLSWQWASNSVYYLLSLWSRLVTSVPYLKGETPSLLDETVPKITEGFITSRISSVQAILADNSLENPLDSVEILQDQLEFLPYLCRFQYQSASLYIINIMEPLLQAYTERSRLPAPGDADELSVIEGQIAWMVHIIAAILKVRQTVGVSQESQESIDAELSARVLQLISVTDTGAHAQRYQELSKQRLDRAILIFVQNFRRSYVGDQAMHSSKLLYTRLSELLGLNDHLVLLNVIVGKIATNLKCYAQCEDVIDHTLSLFLELASGYMTGKLVLKLESVKFIIASHSENFPFLAEYRCSRSRTTFYYILGSLVFMEDSPIKFRTFMEPLQQVAFNLEATPDAAFWNDVAKRAFIGWMRDLRGIAMATNSRKTYGLLFDWLYPSRMPLLLRAIALWTDEPEVTTPLLKFMCEFVLNKAQRVTFDSASPNGILLFREVSKIIVAYGSRILVLPNGTDIYGSKYKGIWISLTILSRALCGNYVNYGVFELYGDRALADALDISLKMTLSVPLSDIMAFRKLSKAYFGYMEVLFNNHIKFVLNLDTNTFVHIVSSLESGLKGLDTGISTQCASAIDSLAAFYFNNITAGDTPPSPAALNLARHIGECPNLFPQILRTLFEIILFEDAGNQWSLSRPILSLIMTSEQMFSDLRAHLLASQTVDQQQRLSQCFDKLMTDVNRNLEPKNRDRFTQNLTAFRHDFRMK encoded by the exons ATGTCATCAATGGAGAGCCTAGCGCAGTTAGAGGTGCTGTGTGAAAAGCTTTATAATTCTAGAGACTCGGCTGAGAGAGCACATGCAGAAAGCACCCTCAAGTGCTTCTCAGAGAACAGCGAGTACATTTCCCAGTGTCAATACATATTGGACAATGCCTCAACTCCATACGCTCTGATGTTGGCGAGTTCAAGCTTGTTGAAGCAAGTTTCGGACCGCAGTCTTTCTTTGCAGCTCCGCCTCGATATAC GGAGTTATGTCATAAACTATCTTGCCGCAAGGGGGCCTAAATTGCAGAACTTTGTCATTGTGTCCCTAATTCAGCTGGTTTGTCGAATTACAAAATTTGGATGGTTTGATGATGATAGATTCAGAGAGACTGTGAAGGAAGCGACGGATTTCTTAGGTCTT GCATCTCAGGATCATTATTTCATAGGATTGAAGATTCTAAACAATCTTGTAATGGAAATGAACCAG CAAAACCCTGCGATGCCTATGACACTTCATAGGAAAATTGCAAGCTCATTCAAGGACCAGTTTCTTCTACAAATCTTCCAAATTTCGCTAACCTCACTAAACCAACTGAAGAGTGAAG CTCCGGATGACTTTAGACATGTTCCTCTTGACCTTGCATTGAAGTGCTTGTCATTTGACTTTGTTGGTTCTCCAGTGGACGAAAGCTCTGAAGAATTTGGAACGGTGCAG CTTCCTGCATCTTGGAGACCTCTCCTACAAGATCCTTCCACTGTCCAGATCTTTTTTGATTACTACAAAGTTAATGACACACGTGTTTCAAAAGAG GCTTTGGAATGTCTGGTGCGACTTGCTTCTGTCAGGCGCAGTATTTTTGTTGAGGACCCTGCAAGGTCTCAGTTTCTTTCTCATCTGATGTCAGGCACAAAGGAAATTCTTCAAACTGGCCAAG GTCTTGCTGATCATGACAATTACCATGAGTTCTGCCGTCTTTTGGGACGTTTCAAAGTGAATTACCAG CTGGCAGAGCTGCTGAGTGTTGAGTTTTATGGTGAATGGATTGGTCTAATAGCTGAATTTACAACTAGATCCTTGCTGTCATGGCAG TGGGCCAGCAACAGTGTCTACTATCTTCTAAGTCTATGGTCAAGGCTGGTGACATCCGTGCCTTACTTGAAAGGTGAAACACCGAGTCTGCTTGATGAAACCGTTCCCAAAATCACAGAGGGTTTCATCACTTCTAGAATCAGTTCTGTTCAG GCCATCCTTGCTGATAACTCTTTGGAAAATCCTTTGGATAGTGTGGAAATTCTCCAGGACCAGCTGGAGTTTCTTCCTTACCTTTGCAGATTCCAG TACCAAAGCGCTAGTCTGTACATCATAAACATCATGGAACCTCTTCTACAAGCTTATACG GAAAGGTCAAGATTACCAGCTCCTGGAGATGCTGATGAGCTCTCTGTCATCGAAGGACAAATTGCATGGATGGTCCACATAATTGCAGCAATTCTCAAAGTTAGACAGACCGTTGGTGTTAG CCAAGAATCACAGGAGTCAATTGATGCAGAATTGTCTGCCCGTGTGCTACAGTTGATAAGTGTGACTGATACAGGGGCCCATGCACAG AGATATCAAGAATTAAGTAAGCAAAGGCTTGATCGAGCTATTTTAATCTTTGTGCAAAATTTCAGAAGGTCATATGTAGGAGACCAAGCCATGCATTCTTCAAAG CTATTGTATACAAGATTGTCTGAGCTGCTAGGGCTGAACGACCATTTAGTTTTACTCAATGTCATCGTTGGGAAAATTGCTACGAATCTGAAGTGCTATGCTCAG TGTGAGGACGTTATTGATCATACTCTGTCTCTATTCCTGGAGCTTGCATCTGG CTATATGACTGGAAAGCTGGTGCTTAAGCTGGAGAGTGTAAAGTTCATCATCGCAAGTCATTCT GAGAACTTCCCATTTCTGGCAGAGTACAGATGTTCCCGTAGTAGAACTACATTCTATTATATCCTTGGCTCCTTAGTCTTCATGGAAGACAGCCCTATAAAATTCAGGACTTTCATGGAACCACTTCAGCAG GTTGCATTTAACCTGGAGGCAACTCCTGATGCTGCTTTCTGGAATGATGTTGCTAAGCGTGCATTTATTGGTTGGATGAGAGATTTACGAGGCATTGCGATGGCCACCAACAG CCGCAAGACCTATGGCCTCCTATTTGACTGGTTGTATCCATCACGCATGCCACTTCTATTGAGAGCAATTGCACTGTGGACGGATGAACCAGAG GTCACCACCCCCTTGCTCAAGTTCATGTGTGAATTTGTTTTGAACAAAGCTCAAAGAGTGACATTTGATTCAGCGTCACCAAATGGGATCCTTTTGTTCCGAGAGGTTAGCAAGATAATTGTGGCTTACGGGTCGCGAATTCTAGTGCTTCCTAACGGTACAGATATTTACGGAAGTAAATACAAAGGCATATGGATCTCACTTACCATTCTTTCAAGGG CTTTATGTGGTAACTATGTCAATTATGGTGTATTTGAGCTCTATGGTGATAGAGCACTTGCAGATGCCCTCGATATATCTCTAAAGATGACCCTCTCAGTTCCACTGTCCGATATAATGGCATTCAGAAAG CTGTCAAAAGCGTACTTTGGATATATGGAAGTTCTGTTCAACAACCATATCAAGTTTGTTCTCAATTTGGACACGAACACATTCGTACATATTGTCAGCTCTCTTGAATCTGGCCTAAAAGGTCTAGATACAGGGATATCAACACAG TGTGCTTCTGCCATTGACAGCCTGGCAGCCTTTTATTTTAACAACATTACAGCTGGTGACACACCTCCATCACCAGCTGCATTAAATCTTGCGCGGCATATTGGAGAGTGCCCCAATTTGTTTCCTCAG ATACTGAGGACACTTTTTGAGATCATTCTCTTTGAGGATGCTGGTAACCAGTGGAGTCTCAGTAGGCCAATATTGAGCTTGATAATGACCAGTGAACAG ATGTTCAGTGACCTGAGAGCGCACTTATTAGCATCACAG ACTGTGGACCAGCAACAACGCCTTTCACAATGCTTTGATAAGCTGATGACTGATGTCAACAGGAACTTGGAACCTAAGAACCGAGACAGATTCACTCAAAATCTGACAGCATTTAGGCATGATTTTCGGATGAAGTAA
- the LOC117853889 gene encoding probable long-chain-alcohol O-fatty-acyltransferase 4, whose amino-acid sequence MHHSVATVPLAVTAGMLYARAAAASTRPGPRRLIALVPVLALLVALPFSVPLYSARGLAAFFLVWLGEFKLLLLAFGRGPLDPALRPLPFAFTAALPVKLRQSRIQQADAAAAAARPVTETVALPLLSSGIKVAVMASVFRLLFRSKEAMHPYAASALYGVAMYCFLDSLLPCLAVTGRALGMEMEPQFDKPYLSSSLRDFWGRRWNLMVSAALRPAVYDPVRARLGAPAGVFAAFLVSGLMHEVLLYYVTFRAPTGQVTAFFTLHGTCVCAERWCARRWRRGCRAAPPRVVATPLVVAFVAGTAFWLFFPAIFGDGMDDLYLAENAALASSFLDASGRLLRLVGLGYSKYDRR is encoded by the coding sequence ATGCACCACTCCGTCGCCACCGTCCCTTTGGCGGTCACCGCGGGCATGCTctacgcgcgcgccgcggccgcctccacccgccCGGGCCCGCGCCGCCTCATCGCGCTCGTCCCGGTGCTCGCCCTTCTCGTCGCGCTCCCCTTCTCCGTCCCGCTCTACAGCGCTCGAGGCCTCGCCGCCTTCTTCCTGGTCTGGCTCGGCGAGttcaagctcctcctcctcgccttcggCCGCGGCCCGCTTGACCCGGCCCTCCGCCCTCTCCCGTTCGCGTTCACCGCCGCGCTCCCAGTCAAGCTCCGGCAGTCGCGGATACAACAAGcagacgccgctgccgccgcggccaggCCCGTCACGGAGACGGTCGCTCTGCCGCTCCTGTCGTCCGGCATCAAGGTCGCCGTCATGGCGTCCGTCTTCCGCCTCCTCTTCCGGTCCAAGGAAGCGATGCACCCCTACGCCGCTTCCGCCCTCTATGGCGTCGCCATGTACTGCTTCCTCGACTCCCTCCTGCCGTGCCTCGCCGTGACGGGGAGGGCGCTGGGCATGGAGATGGAGCCGCAGTTCGACAAGCCCTACCTCTCGTCCTCGCTCCGGGACTTCTGGGGTCGGCGGTGGAACCTCATGGTCTCCGCGGCGCTCCGCCCGGCCGTCTACGACCCCGTCCGGGCGCGCCtcggcgcccccgccggcgtGTTCGCCGCGTTCCTCGTGTCGGGCCTCATGCACGAGGTGTTGCTCTACTACGTCACCTTCCGGGCGCCCACGGGGCAGGTCACGGCGTTCTTCACGCTGCACGGCACGTGCGTGTGCGCCGAGCGGTGGTGcgcgcgccggtggcggcgcggctgcagggcggcgccgccgcgcgtggTGGCGACGCCGCTCGTCGTGGCGTTCGTGGCCGGCACGGCGTTCTGGCTCTTCTTCCCGGCTATCTTCGGCGACGGGATGGACGATCTCTATCTCGCCGAGAACGCTGCGCTCGCGTCATCCTTCCTTGATGCCAGTGGAAGGTTGCTACGGTTGGTCGGCCTGGGCTATTCGAAGTATGACCGTCGTTGA
- the LOC117851848 gene encoding NADPH HC-toxin reductase 1, with the protein MADKQSNSGVRVCVTGGAGFIGSWLVKKLLEKGYTVHATLRNTGDEEKAGLLRRLVPGAAERLRLFDADLLDAATFAPAIAGCQYVFLLATPFGLEAAGSKYKSTAEAVVDAVRAILRQCEESGTVKRVIHTASVSAASPLKEKGSGAGYKDFISESCWTPLDVDYPLRSAHFDKYILSKLQSEQELLSYNAGESPAFEVVTLPLGLVAGDTVLGRVPETMESAVSPVSRNEAYFGLPRILQQLLGSVPLVHVDDVCDALVFCMERRPSIAGRYLCAATYPTIHDVAGHYANKFPHLDILRETEAVARVQPEGDKLGELGFRYKYGMEEILDSSVACAARLGSLDAAKLNLQKG; encoded by the exons ATGGCGGACAAGCAGAGTAACAGCGGAGTGCGGGTGTGTGTCACCGGAGGCGCCGGTTTCATCGGCTCATGGCTCGTGAAGAAGCTCCTCGAGAAAGGTTACACCGTCCACGCCACCCTGCGGAACACAG GAGACGAGGAGAAGGCagggctgctgcggcggctggtccccggcgcggcggagcggctgcggctgttcgacgccgacctcctcgacgccgccaccTTCGCGCCGGCGATCGCCGGGTGCCAGTACGTTTTCCTCCTCGCCACGCCATTCGGGCTCGAAGCCGCCGGCTCCAAG TACAAGAGCACGGCGGAAGCGGTGGTGGACGCGGTGCGCGCCATCCTCCGGCAGTGCGAGGAGTCCGGGACGGTGAAGCGGGTGATCCACACCGCCTCCGTATCAGCCGCTTCGCCGCTGAAGGAGAAGGGCTCCGGCGCCGGGTACAAGGATTTCATCAGCGAATCCTGTTGGACTCCGCTCGACGTTGACTACCCTCTCCGAAGCGCACACTTCGAT AAGTACATACTGTCCAAGCTGCAGTCGGAGCAGGAACTCCTGAGCTACAACGCCGGCGAGAGCCCGGCGTTCGAGGTGGTGACCTTGCCCCTGGGCCTCGTCGCGGGCGACACGGTCCTCGGCCGCGTCCCGGAGACGATGGAGAGCGCCGTGTCGCCGGTGTCGCGTAACGAGGCGTACTTCGGGCTCCCGCGCATACTGCAGCAGCTCCTGGGCTCGGTGCCGCTGGTGCACGTCGACGACGTCTGCGACGCGCTCGTCTTCTGCATGGAGCGCCGCCCCTCCATCGCCGGCCGGTACCTCTGCGCCGCCACCTACCCGACCATCCACGACGTCGCCGGCCACTACGCCAACAAGTTCCCGCACCTCGACATCCTCAGAGA GACGGAGGCAGTGGCGAGGGTGCAACCTGAGGGGGACAAGTTGGGGGAGCTGGGTTTCAGGTACAAGTACGGCATGGAAGAGATCCTTGACAGCAGCGTCGCCTGCGCGGCGAGGCTGGGTTCTCTTGACGCGGCTAAGCTCAACCTGCAGAAAGGATGA
- the LOC117852097 gene encoding uncharacterized protein, translating to MPGCIRFRTAPLEYEDQMRIMFESVIVTNETSYVPSGDGNVDVDEHDVVDVEDTNDREAHKAPSSSERRASKRPAPSSPKGKKKKTFRDQCMKRLVDAYELKAQSSKHSATSQVVDHVRDEIGNMLEQVIKDGAEEGSDEHFYATQLLQKKENRDVFITLKTPNGRLAFVLMSTSSATSECEGNSDSVHTMDVDESNDTDDDYIVAMLGLDYMASSGMNKKKITTTIARMTGIQWVELQLQDPVECFNMFRMRRSVFLSLHDTLVQDYGLRSSRQFCSKEALGMFLWACGAPQSFRQCKNNFHRSLETVSRKFEEVLESIMRLAVDIVRPKDPQFSTIHPKLQEARFWPHFKDCIGAIDGTHIPVTVPLADQPKYIGRHGYPSQNVMAVCDFDMRFTFAVTGWPGSVHDTRVLLDTLVTYKDQFPHPPDGKDELCCNLFFREYLLIVI from the exons ATGCCAGGTTGTATCCGGTTCAGAACAGCTCCGCTTGAATATGAGGATCAGATGCGAATCATGTTTGAATCGGTCATTGTTACAAATGAAACTTCATATGTTCCAAGTGGTGATGGAAACGTTGatgttgatgaacatgatgttgttgatgttgaggaCACCAATGATAGGGAGGCACATAAGGCCCCATCCAGTTCTGAGCGGAGGGCTTCAAAAAGGCCAGCTCCTAGTTCccctaaaggaaagaagaagaagacttttAGAGACCAATGCATGAAGCGGTTGGTCGATGCATATGAGTTGAAAGCTCAAAGTAGTAAACATTCAGCTACTTCACAGGTTGTTGATCACGTTAGAGATGAGATTGGAAATATGTTGGAGCAAGTCATTAAGGATGGGGCTGAGGAGGGGAGTGATGAACACTTCTATGCCACACAACTTCTTCAAAAAAAGGAGAACCGTGATGTGTTCATTACATTGAAGACACCAAATGGGAG GcttgcatttgttttgatgagtaCCTCTAGTGCAACTAGTGAATGTGAAGGCAACAGTGATTCTGTTCATACCATGGATGTTGATGAATCTAACGACactgatgatgattacatagTGGCAATGCTTGGTCTGGACTACATGGCATCATCTGgtatgaacaagaagaagattactactacgatagcaaggatGACTGGAATACAGTGGGTTGAGTTACAACTACAAGATCCAGTGGAGTGCTTTAACATGTTCAGAATGAGGAGGTCAGTTTTCTTAAGCCTTCATGACACTTTGGTGCAAGATTATGGATTGAGATCAAGTAGACAATTTTGTAGCAAGGAAGCACTAGGAATGTTTCTATGGGCTTGTGGTGCACCTCAATCTTTTAGGCAATGCAAGAATAATTTCCATCGCTCATTAGAAACTGTGAGTAGAAAATTTGAAGAGGTTCTTGAATCTATCATGAGATTAGCTGTTGACATTGTGAGGCCTAAGGATCCGCAATTTTCTACTATTCATCCTAAACTACAAGAAGCAAGGTTTTGGcctcatttcaaagattgcataggagcaattgatGGTACCCATATACCTGTAACTGTGCCATTAGCTGATCAACCGAAATACATTGGTCGGCATGGGTATCCTTCACAAAACGTCATGGCGgtttgtgactttgatatgcggTTCACATTTGCTGTCACTGGTTGGCCTGGTTCTGTCCATGATACTCGTGTATTATTGGACACGCTTGTCACATACAAGGATCAATTTCCACATCCTCCCGATGGTAAGGACGAGTTatgttgcaatttatttttcagggaatatttgctcattgtgatataa